One Spirochaeta lutea genomic window, GTTGATTTCTTTTCCTCAGGGTACTTAGATGGTTCACTTCCCCTGGTTTCGCTCTGACAACCTATGAATTCAGTTGCCAGTGACAGAACATAACTCCTGCCGGGTTACCCCATTCGGTCATCTGCGGATCTTAGGATGTGTGCTCCTCCCCGCAGCTTTTCGCAGCTTACCACGACCTTCTTCGCCGGATAGTCCCAAGGCATCCACCGTAAACTCTTATTCGCTTGACCATATTTACCGCTGGTGTCATTCCTAACCCCAGCCGCTCATACAGTACTACTATCGTCTTTCTTCTAAAACGCGCAGGTTTTCTTTCTTACCTTTGCTTGCTTTCCATTCTCTTAACTGTTAAAGATCAAACCGGTTTTCGGACCGGGGGCAATAGAATCACCCTTAAAAAGGCCGCAGACACACCACACCCCAGATGTAAGGCCACAGACGTATTCACTGTAGTGGAATATGGCGTGCGCGCGGCAGACAAATGTCTGTGCGCTATTGCGGCGACTGGATGGGACTATACAAGAAAGGCCGGTATGGGTCAAGGGAAATCATTATTAGCGTGCACCCCCGTGGAAGGCTCCTATGGGCGGCCCTTACGCGGCGTAGTTTACAGCCTTCCTCCCCTGTCCACAGTCTGGCCCCATAGGGTGACAATCCCCGGATATCGTCTATGCCTCGTTCTCAAGGTATTCAAGAGCATAGCCGAAGGGACCGCGGAGGTCGATTTGAACCGGTCGTTTAGGCTCAACCAGCTGGTAGGCAGCGTACCAGTAACAGGTAAGATGCTCCCGGGGAACAGTACTTTCCAGGCTATGGAGGGTCACCGATTCATGAAACCCCTCCGATCCGGACAAGGCCAGCACCTCACACTCCCGCCCGACCGCAAGAATACGTTCCGGATCAAGGTTCATAAATACCCGCAGTACATGCACCATGGCCATGGCTGAGTCAAAGGAAAAGCCGTGATGCAGGCGGAAGGACTGACGCATACGCTGAGACCGGTAATCGATAATGGCCTCCAGGTCCGTGGTAGATTTATCGGCTTCCCCGGAGGGGCGTCCGAACACCTGGTGGGAAGCACCGATCTGCCGACGTAACCCGCTTCGCTGTTTTAGGGTTTGAAGCATCCGGTGTGACCTGGAATAGAACCAGCACTGTTCATATTCCTCTGCAAGGTCAAGGCCGATTCCATCATTGGGATACAGGGCCCAGGCGAGTTCGAACCATAGGGCCGACTCATGGTGGTTTCCACGGTGGGCGTGAAGGCAGGCGAGTCCGAGCATGGCCTCTAAGCTCGCGGCATCCATACTCAGGGCAATCAGGTAATGAAGTTCAGCCATTCGGTGATCCGAGAGCAGACCGTAGACCCTGGCAAGCTCAAGATGGGCGGTAAAATGCTCAGGCTCTAGGGTAATGCACTGTTCCAGGGTTTGTCGTGCGTCGAAAATACGCTGTTCCCGAAGAAAACAGGAACCCAACAGGGTCAAGGCTTCCACATTACCGGGATCTTCGTGGAGCAAATCCTCTATTACGGCCTCAGCCGCAGGAAAATCACGCCGATGAAAATAATCCTGAGCCAGTGCAACTGAAACCTTCACGAGATCCTCCTTCTGTACTAAATATAACAGGGTGTATCGGCTAATTCAGGAAAGGACCTCACCGGAGTACCGATATACTACAAAAAGCCTCAAGATCCCGAGCTGCAGACTCTGGCAGCCTTGGCGTCGGGCTACCAGTTGCCCGAACGATACCACTGGAGGTGTCCACTTCCCAGGGAAGGCGCCCTGCAGGCTCGGAGCTACCTTTTACGATACAACCGCTCATGCTGGGATTTACGAAGGCGCCCTGCAGGCTCGGAGCTACCAGTGCGTAGGCTCCACGCTCAGCCCCGCAAGAGTATGCCTCCTGCCAGCCCCCAAAATGCCTACGCTTTGCCTGCCCGGAGCTACCAGTGCATAGTCCCCACGCTCAGCCCTCAAGAGAGGGTGCCTTTCCGTGGCCTACAGAACTGTAGTGCGCAAAAGGTTGTAAACTACGCCAGAGATAGCGGAACCGTCCGATTTTTTATCCACGGGTTGTGTTGCCAAGGCGAGAAGTTACAACCGTTTGCACACTATCCAACCTTTTGCGTAGCATCAAAAAAAAGCGCCGGGCTGGTAACCCGGCGCAATGATTAAACAATGGACACTCTTGCAGTACGGAGAATTAGGGCATTCAGCCGTTCAGCAGATTCTCAATGGTGGAAATCTCGATGAATGAGGCGCCGGTGGAGGGACCGAAGTTTCCAGCCAAAATCAGAACGGTGTCTTCGGCGTTCAGCTGTTCCTCCTTCACCAGGTGATTCAGGGACCGGGCAACAAAGTCATCGTGACCGCTGGCGTCAACGGTCATGAGATTAGCATGAACGCCATAGGTCAGGGCCAGGCGCCGCATTACCTGTTCGTTGTAGCATTCCACAAAAATAGGGATGTTTCCCCGGAAGGCGGAGAGGTAGCGGGCGGTCCGGCCAGTGGAGGTGTCGATTACGATCCCTTTAAGGGGAAGACGGTTCTCAGCGCTGACCGCAGCTTCGGCCAGAAAGGCGGGAATGGCTTTGCTGGAGGGGTGTACCGTCAGGTCAACCATGGCAGGGGTTTGTTCCTCGGTGTAGCGGGCGACCCGGGCCATGGTTTTTACCGCCTCTACCGGATAATCACCGTAGGCGGTTTCCCCGGACAACATGAGACAGTCCGTTCCGTCGTATACCGCATTAGCGATGTCGCTTACCTCAGCACGGGTGGGCCGGGGTTTCTTGATCATGGTGTGGAGCATTTGGGTGGCGGTAATAACCGGTTTGCATTTTTCCCGGCATTTGCGGATGATCATCTTTTGGATTGCAGGAATCTTTTCTGCGGGGATTTCAATGCCCAGGTCGCCCCGGGCAACCATAACCCCGTACACATGATCCAGAATCTCATCAATATTATCGACACCTTCCTGGTTCTCGATCTTTGCAATAATCTGGCACTCCGAATTTGACTCATCCAAGATCTTTTGAATGGCCAGAACGTCCTCTTTATTCCGGACAAAGGAGTGGGCGATGAAATCGATCTCGTGCTGAATAGCGAATTTAATGTAATCGTAATCCTTCTGACTGATAGCAGGAAGGCTGATGTGGACTCCGGGAGTGTTAACCGATTTTTTAGAACCGATCTCGCCGTCGTTTTCCACCCGGCAGATGAGGTACTCATCGTCTTTCTCGATCACCGTAAGTCCCACATCGCCATCGTCGATGAGCAGGGTTTTTCCAACCGGCACATCCCGGACGAAGCCTTCGTAGCTGAGGTAGATTACCTCTTTTGTAGATAGGCCGTTGGGATCACCCTTTACCTTGATGATATCGCCGGTTTGCACGAAGATATCCTCGTCCTTCTTCTTCATGGTACGTACTTCCGGGCCTTTGGTGTCCAGGACCAAGGGAATCTTGTTGGAAACCTTTCGTACGTTATCTACTACCCGAAGGGTATCTTCGGCGGTCTGGTGGGCCGTATTGAGCCTGACTGCTGTCATACCCTCGTTGTAGAGGGTGCGGATAAAATCGGGGTCACACTTCAGGTCAGATATGGTAGCCAATATCTTTGTTTGCTTTTGCACAGTATTCTCCAAATTGTTAGGGATTGGGTTTGTTTTGGATGGAAGTATAGAAGAAAGGACCTATGTGGTCAATCAACGCCAAGCGAGGCCGGTCTCTCCGGCGACCCGACGTGGCAGGAAGTAGTATTAGTCCGGCGCATGACTCATTCGATCCAGCGCTATGAAGGAACAGCAGGCATTTTGGGTTTAGGGTGATTCAAATGCCCGGGCAACAATCATCTGCAGTTTTTACCACCAGATGTACCCCTCTACCCGGAGCTGGCAGATCCGCCGATCGTTATAAGGCCCGGCGAAACAATCGCCCATTTACCAAGGCCACCATGATTCCGAGGAAACCAAGTCCGCCTCCCAGGAATAGAGCCAGATCCCCAGCCATACCGGCAAAGGTTTGCAGAGAAAACGCCTCCCCAGCCCGGACGATTAGCCCCAGGGTAAAGGTGATACCGCCAATCCAGAACAGAACCATGCCTAAAATCCGGCGGCGTTTAGAGCGTTTTTCAAAATCATCCTGGGTAAATGTAACCCAACGGAAGGCCTGGCGTTTATCCATGGAGAAATGGGCTGAGATAATTTGGGAAATCTGCAGCTCATCAATTCCACTGCGGAGGAGGGTAATGATTTCTCTTCTGGCTTTGCGATACTGTTCTACCTGTTTCATCAATTACATAATACAAATTCAGAGGGCAAAAGTCAAAGGATTTCCTTCATATACCCATCTTTCTTAATATCTCTATTACCATGGTGGATACCTCTAGCAACCTCTTGTTGCTGTAGATGCACTGAATTCAATCCATGAACGTCCGAATCACATCGAAGCTCCACCATAGGCTTCAATCCGGAGAGATCAACAGTATGAGATAGGTGCTCTGGACTGATCGGGGGTATGTCAATTTCCAGGCTCGGACCCGCTCCCATCGACCCGATGGGAGCAGGGATCCAGTATCATTCTAAGGCTAAGATTTGTTGATAGTATCTGCCCTCTTTCGTTGTAAGAACGTAAAGGATAGATACAGAACTATGCCGCCAAGACCCTGCTCGACTATATGATAAAGGGTGTTCAGAACCTCATATGAAACCGAACTGCCTTGGGCCGCGGCAATGGCCAGTCCATGGGGAAAAACCCAAAGAATCCCGATAATCACCCCGGTCTCAATCCCTGCAATAATCCCCCTGCGGTGTTGCTGCAACAGGAGAAACAGATAGACCATGAAACCGGCCAACACAACATACGATATTAGCATGAGAAGCAATCCCTCATGATGGGCCTCGGCCTCAACCGAGATGAGGGGCAGGATGAGGTTATGCCATAATCCGCCGATCACCCACATACTGAATCCCGTAATACAACTGATTACACCATATTTAAGTCCTCGTATGATCATAATCACCCTCCTAAAAATTTTAGTTAAGGGTACCCGGAATACAAACTGGCTACTTGTACATTTCAGCTATTCTCTAGTGTGGGAGGGATTTATTCCGAAACAGTGCTTAAACACCTTGCTGAAATGGGGTTGATCGGCGAATCCGCCGGAGAATGAGGCCTCGGTCAGAGATCTATTCCCATGCATGGAGGCAATGGAGTCTCGCAGTTTAATATGGCGAGCATATTCCCGGTATGTACAGCCAACCTCCTCCTTGAAGAGATGAGAGAACCGGCTTGGTGAGATATGGACGTATTCGGCAATTTTCGCCAAGGAGAGAGGCGGCGAGCCTGCTCGGGCGACAATATCCATAGCTTTGCGTATTCGTGGATCTAACTCGGGGTGAGCAAAAGTTCCTTTTCCGGATTGATTCAGAAGACTGAGCAGAATTCCCTGAACCGCTGCCTGGTCCTTGTGCTGGGAATTCTGCCAACTCCGAATGTGTGCGACGGTTTGAGCGAGAGTTGTTCTATCCAACGGAGCAAAACCTTGATGAGCAGCCTGCAGTCTCAACCCGATAACCGAATAGGGATCGATATGAATGAAGACCGTATAGTCTCGGGTTGTGGTTTGGATCCTGAACTCGGTTCTCCCAGGTATATACACCGCCTCGTAGTTCTTCTGGTTACTGTTTCGCGGGGTTATGGAAAATTCACCTTCTAGGGCCAAGATAACACTAATATACTGGTGCTTGTGAATCTTCGCATCAATGTTTTTCCCGAGGAAAATTCCTCCAGCATGACAGAATCCCAGAATCATGGTTTTAGTACCCATATCGAAATCAGACTACCCCAGGAGAGTGATTTTTGTAAGCACCGGGAGTGCGCAATAATTTTGACTATGTATTAATTGGCAATAGGAGTGCAAAAGCTGCCCATCAAGTACCCTGGGATCGATCTTCTCTTTCCCCCGGGTATGATTTTTTGTATCTTACTAGGGAATATGAAACGTCAAACCCGCTTACCCCTGTTCCCCCTGGGACTGGTTCTGCTGCCGACCATGAAACTTCCCCTGCACATCTTTGAGGAACGCTACCGTGAACTGGTAAACACCTGTATCCGGGAAAACCGCGAGTTCGGTATCGTGTATTACAACGGATCCACCCTGCGGAAATCCGGTTCCAGTGCCTCTATAGAACAAATAATACAAACCTATGATGATGGCCGCATTGATATACTGACCCAGGGAAGAAAGCGATTTCATATCGATCGGCTCTTCGAGGATAAACCATATATAGAAGCCGAGGTAACCTACTATCAAGATGAACCGGACCTGTATAACCGCCCCCTGGACGAACTGGTAACCGAGGCATTGGACCGCATTAAAAAGATTACCGAGCTATCCGGCAAGAGCTTCAGCCCCGAAGATTTTATCGGTATTCCTGCCAAGGACCTCAGTTTCCTGCTCTCTGCCACGGATGTACTGAGTATTGAGGAAAAACAGGAGAACCTTGAATCGGTATCGGTACGCTGCCGTTTTGAACGTATTATAACCGCTGCCGAACGTCACATCGAACGGATAGAGAGCACCCAGCGGATTCAAAAGATGCTGGGGGAGGATGATGATATTTCCCACATGTTCAACTAATACTCATTATTCCAATATATCGACCGATAGTGTATACATAGGTGTAGAATCACAGAAAGGCGGCAGCGGTCAATGCTAGGACGAAGCAAAATTAAACGGCTTCAGAAAGAAATGGAAGAACTCACCAATTCGTATGAGAAGCAGATTTTTGATCTTAAGCAGCTCATAGAGATTTCTAAGAGCCTGAACTCTACTCTGGATTTCAACGCCTTGATTCAATCGATTCTCTACATCTGTATGGGACAGTTAAAGGTACTGAAAGCGGGCATCTTTGTCCGCAAGGACATCGCCCGGCAACACCTGGTGCTGCACCGCAACCAGGTAGGGTTCGACATTGACCACTCCATTTCCTACATGGTGCCCGAAGACCACCCCCTGCTCCACTATTTCCAGGATCATTTTGAGTGTCATACCCTGCCGGAGCTTGAGGCTGCGGTGCCGGAAATACGATCCCTAGAGGCTCTTACCCAGCTGGAACCCTGTCTGATCATTCCCCTGCGTGCCAAGAACATCGTAAACGGTATACTGGTTCTGGGAGATCCCATTACCGAGACCCTTTTTTCCCCGGAGGAACGGGATTACGCCCTGAATATTTCCATCCTGGCTGGGATTGCGGTTCACAACGCATTTCTGTACGAGGTAACCACCACCGACATGATGACCCGGCTCCGGTTGCGACACTACTTCCTGGATGTCCTCAGCACCAGCATGGCCGACGCTCGACGGAAGAAGCATACCCTCAGTCTGGTGATGATTGACATCGATAATTTTAAGCGACTGAACGACACCCACGGCCACATCTACGGCGACCAGGTGATTAAACGGGTCGCGGAGTTGATGCTGGACAATATCCGGCAGACCGATTTAGCAGCCCGCTACGGCGGGGAAGAGTTTGTTCTGGTTCTCCACGACGCCGACACCGACACCGCATCGGCGATTGCCGAGCGGATTAGGATTGCCATAGAGGAATCAGAGGTGGAATACGAGGGTACGATTCTCAGCGTTACCGTGAGTATGGGAATTGCCCAGTTCAACGCCCGGCTGGATACCTCGCCCCGGGCCTTTATCGACCGGGCGGATAAGGCACTGTACCAGGCGAAGGAGGGAGGCAAGAATCAGATACGGGTTGCAGCCCCTCCGGTAACCTCGGTGTAACCATTTTCGGGAACCGCCCCGGGGTTCCCCCGGGCTGGAGTGGCCTTTCACGGGGAGCTACTCCTCGGGGCAGGGCTATGAGCTGCCTCCCCGGACCTGGGTAGACCCAGCCCGCAACCTGGCGCGGACATTCGAATCACCCTCAATGAACAACTACCCCAACCCAAACCTAGATTTACTTTTTAGCGGGATTTTCGTAGAGTATACCCATGATTATTCAGAATGATTTAAAGGATTTGCGCGCCCAGTTGGAGCGGTCCATGATGCCCCACGAGATTGACATGGCTATGGAGCTCATCGCCAAGATCCGGGACCTGAAGAAGCAGATGAATGTGGTGGTCTTGGGGCATAACTATATGACACCGGATGTGTTCTACGGGGTGTCCGATTTTATCGGGGACAGCCTGGGACTTGCCCGGAAGGCCGCGGAAACCGAAGCCGATATAATTCTTTTTAACGGGGTTCATTTTATGGCCGAAACAGCCAAGGTTCTGAATCCCCACAAGACCGTACTGATCGCCGATCCCGATGCAGGGTGCAGCCTGGCGGAGAGTATCACCGCCGAGGATGTCCGGGGGTTGAAGGCACAGTATCCCGGAGCGCCGGTGGTGACCTATGTGAACTGTACCGCCGCGGTGAAGGCCGAGACGGACATTTGCTGCACCAGCGCCAACGCCCTGAAGGTGGTGGAGAGCCTGGATAGTGATGAGATAATCTTTCTGCCCGACGCCTACCTGGCTAAAAATGTTGCCCAAAAGACCAATAAAAAGATTATTTCCTGGGAACGGGGTAAGTGCATGGTCCACGAACAGTTTACCCCCCGGGATATCCAAGCTGCCAGACGGCAGTACGGAGATCTGTTGGTGGTAAGCCATCCCGAGTGCGATACCCCGGTAACGGCGGAGAGCGATTTTGCCGGTTCTACCAGCCAGATGGAGGATGTGATCCGGGATAGCTCTCGAAAAAATGTTATGCTGATTACTGAGTGCAGTATGGCTGATAATCTACGGGCGGTATTCCCCGAAAAGAACTTTGTTTCCACCTGCCAGACCTGCCCGCATATGAAGAAGATCACCCTGCCCAAGGTGTATGAGGCCCTGTTGAATATGCAATATGAGGTGACTGTGCCGGATGATATTATCGCCCGGGCCCGGAAGGCCGTGGAACGGATGATTGCCATAGGATAGCAGAAGACGGCTGCCGGGCGGGGTATTCCCTGCCCGCCCACTCCCTGGGTAATTGTGTACCTCGGGGAACCCATTCCAAGTGCGCAACCGGTTGTACCATTCGGTGCTGATGTCCCTACCCGGGGCGTGGTGTCTGAATGGGTAGCCTATACCTGGCACCCGTTCTATTCTTTTGCCCATCATCCATGGGTTTCGCCACTGAACCCACGCCGAACCGGTTTTATACTTCTTCCTGAATAAACACGAGAGAACCCTCCCTTCCCGGCTGAAGCCCCTGTAGAAGCTCGGCTTTGAGGCGGCTTAGGGCATCTGTCCGGGGGCCGGCGGGGATAGAATTGTCTGCTACCCTGCTTCGAGGCCGAGGCCCCCCTGTCCGGGAGCTATCCTGGCCAGTGGTTCCAGGCCGGTTTTGGTTGCCGGAGGTACAGGCCAGTGAGCTTGGGCAGCTCTGTTCGGGTTGATGGGTTGGATGAGTCTGCTGCCCCGGGAGGCTTCGGACTTCAAGAGGCTGGTAGCCGGTCTCCCGGAAGGCGAGGATAAGGTCGAGGATCTCCGGCAGCCCTTGGGGTACTGGCGCAATAGGAGCATCCCGGGTCTCTGATAGACATGGCGCAATACGAGCATCCCGGGTCCCGCCGGGCCGGGTGGGGGTATGCGTGGTTTGGGGAATGGCCGGTTCGGTGCCGGAATCGCCTGCCTGCTGCAAATACCACCGGGCGAAGAGACCCCGGGCCTGTTTTGCCCGGGCGCTTATCTTTCTGCCTCCGGCCTGAAGAAAATCAATCTGTAATAGAGGAACAGACAGCCCCTGGGGATTTATCAGGGAGTGGAACTCCTGGCTCGCCAGGGAGATAACCAGGGGGCTTCGGGTCTGCACTACCAGATCGTTAAGGTGTTGGGTAATCCGGGGCTGCCAGAAGCTGCGCAGGCTCTGGGATTGCTTCTCCAGGGAACTTCCCGGGGGAGGAGGAAGGGTCAGGTCTAACCGGTAGGGTAGAATCCTATCCGTGGGACCGAGGTATCCGTAGAGGGCTGAGAGGATCCCCAGGTTCTGACTCGCGAGACGGGCAGCCCCGGGGGAGAGGGTCGGCAAATCCAGGGTTTTAAAGGCTTCTCCGGCGTAGAGGGTCCAGGCGGGAAGGGGTTGCTCTTGGGCAAGGTTGGCCCTGACCGTTTCCGCCAGGCTTTGGGAAATATGGAAGTACTCCATTAGGGCGCCGGGGGAAAGCGAGGCAAGGGAGGTGCGGAGGGCATGGGAATCACCCTGAAAAAACGGGGGCTTGCCCTGGAGAGTTGCCCAGGGACTATCGGGCCGAGAGGTTAGGTGTGAAGCCTGGACCGGGCTCCGGAGGGTTTTACTGGGTGAGAGGATGATAATGGGGCTGGGCATGGATCAGTATTGGGGGTTATCGATTCCGGCGAAGGTCCAGTACTCCGAAGAATACCAGCCAAGGTGGCCCTGGTTATCCGGGATGTGGTAGAAGGTTGTTTTTTTGAGGTTCTCCTGGCGGTACTCCACCGAGAGGACGGGATACCCCCAGCCGGGGGTGAAGTTTTCTTGGAGGTATTCAATGCGTCCCTTCAGGGCCTTGCCCTGTTCTCCGGGGTTTAGGTCGTCTTTTAAATACACGTAAAATACTGCTGCCATGGTGCTGCTCCTTATCGAATGGGGTTATGCGTTTTCGGCTTGTTCCTGGTAGAGGGGATGAATGCTGCGGCGGTAGGTTTCGTACTGCTGCCCAGCGTGGTAGCTCGAACGAACCAGGGGAGCTGCTTCGCAGGCAGCAAACCCCTTTTCAAGGGCGCGTTCCTTGAGCTCGGTGAATTCCTCGGGGGTCCAGTAGCGCTGGACCGGCAGGTGGTTCCGGCTGGGTTGGAGATACTGGCCGAGGTTGAGCATGGAAACGCCGACGGCCAGCAGATCGTCCATGGATTCCAGAATCTCCTCCCGGGTTTCACCCAAGCCGAGCATCATACTGGATTTGGTGGTGCCCTGGGGGTCCAGGTCCTTTGCGAGACGAAGGAACTCCAGTGAACGGTCGTAGTCGGACCGGGACCGTACCGAGGGGGTCAGGCGGCGGACGGTTTCGATGTTATGGCTAGTTATCTCGGGTTTGCTTTCCAGGAGGATTTGAATGCTTTCCCGTCGGCCCATGAGATCCGAGGACAGGACCTCCACCGAACACTCCGGCGCCTGGTGGCGGATGGCACGGACGGTGTTGGCCATCATGAGGGCACCCCCGTCTTTGAGATCATCCCGGTTAACCATGGTAATAACCACGTGTTTCAGGCCCATCTGAGCCACCGATTGGGCAACCCGCTTCGGTTCGCCCAGGTCGACCCCCGAGGGAAGTCCGGTTTTTACGGCGCAAAAGCGGCAGCGCCGGGTACAGGTATCCCCGAGTATCATGAAGGTCGCGGTTTTATGGGTGCCCCAGCATTCATGGATGTTCGGGCACCGGGCCTCCTCACAAACGGTGTGAAGCCGCTCTTCCTTCATTAGTTTTTTTACTTCTTTATAGCTTCCCGTGGTGTTTAGCTGAAC contains:
- a CDS encoding tetratricopeptide repeat protein, encoding MKVSVALAQDYFHRRDFPAAEAVIEDLLHEDPGNVEALTLLGSCFLREQRIFDARQTLEQCITLEPEHFTAHLELARVYGLLSDHRMAELHYLIALSMDAASLEAMLGLACLHAHRGNHHESALWFELAWALYPNDGIGLDLAEEYEQCWFYSRSHRMLQTLKQRSGLRRQIGASHQVFGRPSGEADKSTTDLEAIIDYRSQRMRQSFRLHHGFSFDSAMAMVHVLRVFMNLDPERILAVGRECEVLALSGSEGFHESVTLHSLESTVPREHLTCYWYAAYQLVEPKRPVQIDLRGPFGYALEYLENEA
- the pyk gene encoding pyruvate kinase, encoding MQKQTKILATISDLKCDPDFIRTLYNEGMTAVRLNTAHQTAEDTLRVVDNVRKVSNKIPLVLDTKGPEVRTMKKKDEDIFVQTGDIIKVKGDPNGLSTKEVIYLSYEGFVRDVPVGKTLLIDDGDVGLTVIEKDDEYLICRVENDGEIGSKKSVNTPGVHISLPAISQKDYDYIKFAIQHEIDFIAHSFVRNKEDVLAIQKILDESNSECQIIAKIENQEGVDNIDEILDHVYGVMVARGDLGIEIPAEKIPAIQKMIIRKCREKCKPVITATQMLHTMIKKPRPTRAEVSDIANAVYDGTDCLMLSGETAYGDYPVEAVKTMARVARYTEEQTPAMVDLTVHPSSKAIPAFLAEAAVSAENRLPLKGIVIDTSTGRTARYLSAFRGNIPIFVECYNEQVMRRLALTYGVHANLMTVDASGHDDFVARSLNHLVKEEQLNAEDTVLILAGNFGPSTGASFIEISTIENLLNG
- a CDS encoding helix-turn-helix transcriptional regulator, which produces MGTKTMILGFCHAGGIFLGKNIDAKIHKHQYISVILALEGEFSITPRNSNQKNYEAVYIPGRTEFRIQTTTRDYTVFIHIDPYSVIGLRLQAAHQGFAPLDRTTLAQTVAHIRSWQNSQHKDQAAVQGILLSLLNQSGKGTFAHPELDPRIRKAMDIVARAGSPPLSLAKIAEYVHISPSRFSHLFKEEVGCTYREYARHIKLRDSIASMHGNRSLTEASFSGGFADQPHFSKVFKHCFGINPSHTRE
- a CDS encoding LON peptidase substrate-binding domain-containing protein, translated to MKRQTRLPLFPLGLVLLPTMKLPLHIFEERYRELVNTCIRENREFGIVYYNGSTLRKSGSSASIEQIIQTYDDGRIDILTQGRKRFHIDRLFEDKPYIEAEVTYYQDEPDLYNRPLDELVTEALDRIKKITELSGKSFSPEDFIGIPAKDLSFLLSATDVLSIEEKQENLESVSVRCRFERIITAAERHIERIESTQRIQKMLGEDDDISHMFN
- the dgcA gene encoding diguanylate cyclase DgcA, with the translated sequence MLGRSKIKRLQKEMEELTNSYEKQIFDLKQLIEISKSLNSTLDFNALIQSILYICMGQLKVLKAGIFVRKDIARQHLVLHRNQVGFDIDHSISYMVPEDHPLLHYFQDHFECHTLPELEAAVPEIRSLEALTQLEPCLIIPLRAKNIVNGILVLGDPITETLFSPEERDYALNISILAGIAVHNAFLYEVTTTDMMTRLRLRHYFLDVLSTSMADARRKKHTLSLVMIDIDNFKRLNDTHGHIYGDQVIKRVAELMLDNIRQTDLAARYGGEEFVLVLHDADTDTASAIAERIRIAIEESEVEYEGTILSVTVSMGIAQFNARLDTSPRAFIDRADKALYQAKEGGKNQIRVAAPPVTSV
- the nadA gene encoding quinolinate synthase NadA; its protein translation is MIIQNDLKDLRAQLERSMMPHEIDMAMELIAKIRDLKKQMNVVVLGHNYMTPDVFYGVSDFIGDSLGLARKAAETEADIILFNGVHFMAETAKVLNPHKTVLIADPDAGCSLAESITAEDVRGLKAQYPGAPVVTYVNCTAAVKAETDICCTSANALKVVESLDSDEIIFLPDAYLAKNVAQKTNKKIISWERGKCMVHEQFTPRDIQAARRQYGDLLVVSHPECDTPVTAESDFAGSTSQMEDVIRDSSRKNVMLITECSMADNLRAVFPEKNFVSTCQTCPHMKKITLPKVYEALLNMQYEVTVPDDIIARARKAVERMIAIG
- a CDS encoding YaaA family protein, translating into MPSPIIILSPSKTLRSPVQASHLTSRPDSPWATLQGKPPFFQGDSHALRTSLASLSPGALMEYFHISQSLAETVRANLAQEQPLPAWTLYAGEAFKTLDLPTLSPGAARLASQNLGILSALYGYLGPTDRILPYRLDLTLPPPPGSSLEKQSQSLRSFWQPRITQHLNDLVVQTRSPLVISLASQEFHSLINPQGLSVPLLQIDFLQAGGRKISARAKQARGLFARWYLQQAGDSGTEPAIPQTTHTPTRPGGTRDARIAPCLSETRDAPIAPVPQGLPEILDLILAFRETGYQPLEVRSLPGQQTHPTHQPEQSCPSSLACTSGNQNRPGTTGQDSSRTGGPRPRSRVADNSIPAGPRTDALSRLKAELLQGLQPGREGSLVFIQEEV
- the lipA gene encoding lipoyl synthase → MEVTRKPDWLKVQLNTTGSYKEVKKLMKEERLHTVCEEARCPNIHECWGTHKTATFMILGDTCTRRCRFCAVKTGLPSGVDLGEPKRVAQSVAQMGLKHVVITMVNRDDLKDGGALMMANTVRAIRHQAPECSVEVLSSDLMGRRESIQILLESKPEITSHNIETVRRLTPSVRSRSDYDRSLEFLRLAKDLDPQGTTKSSMMLGLGETREEILESMDDLLAVGVSMLNLGQYLQPSRNHLPVQRYWTPEEFTELKERALEKGFAACEAAPLVRSSYHAGQQYETYRRSIHPLYQEQAENA